Proteins encoded within one genomic window of Ranitomeya variabilis isolate aRanVar5 chromosome 4, aRanVar5.hap1, whole genome shotgun sequence:
- the CACNG5 gene encoding voltage-dependent calcium channel gamma-5 subunit isoform X1 translates to MRCCRRILTRKPRKFISLLRYPQVPLCPRSGGPLRGMGVCSRRALTLLSSVFAVCALGLLGVAVSTDYWLYLEEGVLLPQNQTTEIKMSLHSGLWRVCFLAGEERGRCFTIEYVMPMNVQMTSESTVSVLKMIRSATPFPLVSLFFMFIGFILNNVGHIRPHRTILAFVSGIFFILSGLSLVVGLVLYISSINDELLNRPRDAESVFGYKYGWSFAFAAISFLLTESAGVMSVYLFMKRYTAEDAYRPHPGYYRPRLSNCSDYSGQFLHPEAWARGRSPSDISSEASLPMGSNYPALLKCPDYDQMSSSPC, encoded by the exons GTCCCTCTCTGTCCGCGGTCGGGTGGGCCGCTCCGTGGGATGGGGGTCTGCAGCAGGAGAGCCCTGACGCTGCTCAGCAGTGTGTTTGCAGTGTGCGCTCTGGGGCTCCTGGGGGTTGCTGTCAGCACTGATTACTGGCTCTACCTGGAGGAGGGGGTCCTCCTGCCCCAAAACCAGACCACCGAGATCAAAATGTCGCTGCACTCCGGGCTCTGGAGAGTCTGCTTCCTAGCAG GTGAGGAGCGTGGTCGCTGCTTCACCATAGAGTATGTGATGCCCATGAACGTCCAGATGACCTCAGAGTCCACAGTCAGTGTCCTGA AAATGATCCGCTCGGCCACCCCCTTCCCCCTGGTCAGCCTGTTCTTCATGTTCATCGGCTTCATCCTTAATAATGTGGGACACATCCGCCCTCACCGGACCATCCTGGCCTTCGTCTCCGGCATCTTCTTCATCCTCTCTG GTCTCTCTCTGGTGGTCGGGCTGGTTCTCTACATTTCCAGCATTAATGATGAGCTCCTGAATCGGCCGCGGGACGCGGAGTCTGTCTTTGGCTACAAGTACGGCTGGTCCTTCGCCTTCGCTGCTATCTCCTTTCTGCTGACGGAG AGTGCGGGGGTGATGTCCGTCTACCTGTTCATGAAGCGGTATACGGCGGAGGACGCCTACCGGCCGCACCCCGGCTACTACCGGCCGCGGCTCAGCAACTGCTCCGACTACTCCGGCCAATTCCTGCACCCCGAGGCATGGGCGAGGGGCCGGAGCCCCTCAGATATCTCCAGCGAGGCCTCGCTGCCGATGGGGTCCAACTACCCGGCGCTGCTGAAGTGTCCTGACTATGACCAGATGTCATCCTCCCCCTGCTGA
- the CACNG5 gene encoding voltage-dependent calcium channel gamma-5 subunit isoform X2: MGVCSRRALTLLSSVFAVCALGLLGVAVSTDYWLYLEEGVLLPQNQTTEIKMSLHSGLWRVCFLAGEERGRCFTIEYVMPMNVQMTSESTVSVLKMIRSATPFPLVSLFFMFIGFILNNVGHIRPHRTILAFVSGIFFILSGLSLVVGLVLYISSINDELLNRPRDAESVFGYKYGWSFAFAAISFLLTESAGVMSVYLFMKRYTAEDAYRPHPGYYRPRLSNCSDYSGQFLHPEAWARGRSPSDISSEASLPMGSNYPALLKCPDYDQMSSSPC, encoded by the exons ATGGGGGTCTGCAGCAGGAGAGCCCTGACGCTGCTCAGCAGTGTGTTTGCAGTGTGCGCTCTGGGGCTCCTGGGGGTTGCTGTCAGCACTGATTACTGGCTCTACCTGGAGGAGGGGGTCCTCCTGCCCCAAAACCAGACCACCGAGATCAAAATGTCGCTGCACTCCGGGCTCTGGAGAGTCTGCTTCCTAGCAG GTGAGGAGCGTGGTCGCTGCTTCACCATAGAGTATGTGATGCCCATGAACGTCCAGATGACCTCAGAGTCCACAGTCAGTGTCCTGA AAATGATCCGCTCGGCCACCCCCTTCCCCCTGGTCAGCCTGTTCTTCATGTTCATCGGCTTCATCCTTAATAATGTGGGACACATCCGCCCTCACCGGACCATCCTGGCCTTCGTCTCCGGCATCTTCTTCATCCTCTCTG GTCTCTCTCTGGTGGTCGGGCTGGTTCTCTACATTTCCAGCATTAATGATGAGCTCCTGAATCGGCCGCGGGACGCGGAGTCTGTCTTTGGCTACAAGTACGGCTGGTCCTTCGCCTTCGCTGCTATCTCCTTTCTGCTGACGGAG AGTGCGGGGGTGATGTCCGTCTACCTGTTCATGAAGCGGTATACGGCGGAGGACGCCTACCGGCCGCACCCCGGCTACTACCGGCCGCGGCTCAGCAACTGCTCCGACTACTCCGGCCAATTCCTGCACCCCGAGGCATGGGCGAGGGGCCGGAGCCCCTCAGATATCTCCAGCGAGGCCTCGCTGCCGATGGGGTCCAACTACCCGGCGCTGCTGAAGTGTCCTGACTATGACCAGATGTCATCCTCCCCCTGCTGA